The Brachionichthys hirsutus isolate HB-005 chromosome 17, CSIRO-AGI_Bhir_v1, whole genome shotgun sequence genome segment CAGGACGAGCTTGCTATTGACTTGATATTCTTTGTCACTGCCCACCACAGCAAAGGGCATTGCCTCCTGCGCACAGAGACATCCGTTAGCGTCAAACGTGATGAAGGACGTCACACGAGGCTTCGCGAGACGAAGCCAAAAACACACGCGACATGCTAATGTCTGAATTTGTCTGATTATCACCCGGCAAATGCGTTCGAAGGGACAGAGGGTCTTACTCTGATCTTGTCGTTGTCGCTCTTGTCCTCCATGTCTTCGTCAAACTCTTTCTGCGGGTAGAACTCGATCCCACccgcctccagctccttcctcaCCTACAGCACAAAGCAGAGTCAGAGACAAAAACGCGtccggggggggacgggggggggggggcgtcgtcaTCGCTTCGGTGCCGGAAAGAGTGCGGCCTGTCCAATATTAGAATACAGATACAAACACCGTTAGTGAAAAACCTGCCAGTGATGACTTTATGAGGTTAATTCTCAGGAACTGTCAGCAGAGGTCGCTACAAAAGGTCAGGAACTCACTCTCTGCTTGAACTCCTGCCGCTCCTCGATGGTCATCGTGTCCGCCTTTGCAATGACAGGAATAATGTTGACTGAGTGACTCAGACGCTTCATGAACTCGACGTCGAGCTGCCGAAGACTGGCGCGGGCAGGAAAGTGGGGAAACAAGGAAAGCGAATGAATAAGACAGCGGTCGAAAAAAAATCACCGAGCAAACGCTTCTGTTTGCCTGAAGCCGAAAAGGATCCCGTCGGTGTGAACGATCAGATATCTAAAGATGGTTTGAGTGAATACGTTACGATTCTCTCGCTCTGATAAAGTTTAACTCACGAGTGCCCAGTGGGGGAGATGAAATAGAGACAGCAGTGCACCCTGGTGTCGGGGATGCGCTTCTTTCTCGTGATGTTGACCTCTTCCTTCAGGAACTTCTCATACTGCTCATTGATGTACTTGGAAATGGGCTCCCAGCTGCAGGTGGCAggacaaatgagaaaagaaaaaaaaaaaaagatgactttgggagagagagaaggaacagAAAGAGAAGCCCCACCTCAGCAGGATCGTATTCTCCAGAGTTTTGGGGCGCTACAAATATTGCCGCACTCCTGAACTTGCAGTTTCATTTGATATGGTAAAAAGTTTAATTGTATTTCTGTTAAAATGAGGTATTAAAGGTGaccattttggggggggggggggggcgctaaaACCAACCAGTTATCATTGTTGATCTGGTCTCCGAAGCCCGGCGTGTCGATAACGGTCAGCTTCATCTTCACGCCGCCCTCCTCGAGGACTAagacaaagacataaaaaaaaaaaggaaaaggaccAATCAAAGCGGCTTCTACACCGCATATATCGCATAATTATTGAATGGCGACTTTAGCATGTTAGATAGTTGATTTCTGTTCAATTAAAAACGCTATTTAAAAAACGGCCACCTCTGAGGGagcacagcgccccccccccccccccactttctcACCGTGAGACACGGCTTTGACGTCTGCCGTTTTGGGGATCCTCTCATCACGAGCCCAACCTGCGCTCCTCCTGCTCACCTGGGACTTAAACAGCGTGTTCATCAGAGTCGACTTTCCGAGACCGCTGTTGCCTGACACGGGAGGGAAGGGGTTAAAACGCGACTGAGAtcgatcgccccccccccccccccccccgcggccgCCTTCTCCCGCTTACCCACGACCATGATGTTAAAGTCGAAGCCCGTTTTCATGGTCTTCTTCCTCATCTGCTCGATGATGGTGTCAATGCCGATGTACCCCAGCAGGGTGGATCCGCCGCGGGAGCCGTGGGAGCCGCCGTGGCCGTGACCTCCGTTGTGTGCCGCCGCGTGACCCTGACTCGCGCCGTGAGTCCCGACGGGCACCGGGATGCCGCTCGGAGCGTGAGCCGAAACGCCGGAGCCCTGGGGCGGGAAGGGGCTGGAGGGCGACACGCTCGGGGGCTTGGCAGGGATGGCCGGTTTGGGCCGGACCTCCGGAGGAACCACGTCGGACATGTCTGAGCAGAAGAcaagagcagggggggggggggggtgaaaataGCGGTTTTAGTTCATTTCATTAATTGCTGCCGCACGAGGAAGTAGGTCGGTAGGGGCCGTCGGAGGCTTCTCCGTCTTTATACTTAAATCTACGGTGACGACATCTTAAAATACGACAATATATACATCCTTTCATGTACATCCATACATTCAGATCGTCTTATCTTGAGCAAAACGGACACGCCCCGTagattcaaacaaaaacaaagcagtttCTACATCAGTCAAAATCACCTGAGCGTTATGGAGATAAAGCGATGAAAGGCTTCCGGAGATCAAAGCGTTGCCTGAAGACAAGCAGAGCGGCCACACTTGACCCACGAGTGAACGAAGCGTTTTGTTATTTTCCCAGTTTGACTGAGTAAAGAAAGGAGGCTGAGAAGATGCTGCGAgccctgagccccccccccccccccccccccccggaggctgCAGGTCACCCCCCCCAACCGAGGCTATGTTGACGTCAAAGCTACGACCTGTTTCCTTAGTGGGGGGGCGATCATGATGTTCCGTCTGTTTCAATGCAACGCACGCGGTTGagctccatcaccccccccccccccgctcccatTGTCTCCGTTCAGGGCTAGCGGCAGCTACCGGCTAGCCGTTAGCATCGTTCCGCTTCCGGTGGCTCCGCCGTCCACGACAACTTACCGGTTTACCGGTACCCGCGTCCCGTTCAATTAACCGGCGAATCGGCGCGAGGGAAAGAGTCTGAAGAATATCCGAGATGAATCCGCACAGACGCGAGGAGAGGGGGGGTTGTCATGTGattgatcggggggggggggggggggggggcttctcctcttcttcttctcgttgGCCGCGAGCCCAACCTCACCGTTACTAGGGCGACAAGAAGAGGAGGGCGGAGATGCAGTACGCATGCGCAGTTTCACCAACCCCACACTTTGGTGGCATCAGTTTCACGTTCAGTGATAAAGACTATGTTTTAGGGAGGGTGTTTAGATCAAACGGGAAAAGTAGTAGTTTATAAAGCTCTAGAGTGCAGCCATCttagaacgggggggggggggggggggggtctattctTTCCGTTccttttctattctattctattctattctatactATTCTAATGACTCCTGAGGAGTCTTattgtcctttctttgttttctgctccaacaggagtataaatATCTGGACTCGCTACCGGTCTCAGAacttattgttagtttgcatctgtggtgtaaaattatttttatatttctattgttattttgcatcaattgagtaatgtaatattggttttatttttatttgtatagtaaaatttgtattgttaaatgtcgatgatttatgtgtatggatatgtgtacattgtatgtgtatgagtatttgtaaatgctgtacttcaatgttttatgtgttcataagaaaataataaaaagatttgtaaaaaaaaaaaaaaaataatgtcgatgatttatgtactaagagactttcaacggaaacaagaccgcaagggcttttttgaaatgcttgtCTTAGActggatgtttgactgtatttgtactgtaatacatgctactgtttgactgtacttgtactctaacattctatctaataaatatattcatcatcatcaacaactgaagaagcctcttggatgagaggagaaacatcttcaaccaaagtctcgttgattcttcgtttttgctcttcgtgattcaGGCTTAGAACCTTTGTTTAGGAAAAAGATCATGTTTTTTTGCTCACTGTTACTATAATGACTAAAAAATCATATTCCTCTTTACATTATCCATCCATTCTTCTTATAGACAAGAAGTCAAGCCTCCCACcaacagccgctttatccatCCTGCCCTCTTTATGTTATATGTCACGTCGGCTCTTCTTTTATTCTGCATGTTGTTGTCGTGCTTGCCTGCGGCTGCCTCTGCTGAGCGCTGCGttgtggtgccccccccccccccgtgcgcATGTCACTTTGATAGCAGTCTGATAACCAGTGCagccaatgcccccccccgggcccccatgtctgctgctctgctgataAGGAGCGACGCTTTGAAACCCTCTGCTATCCCCTTTGAGCACCCCCTcagccgagccccccccccctttaattcCTTTTCTAAACACCTTTAAAAGCAGTAAACCATGTATGCCATGCATGCTTTTTTAGGGCATTTGCACAGTTTGACCTTCCGTTTGGTTTGGAGAACTCTGTACTTACCCACATAGACTGAATCTGGGCGGTACATGGTGACGTAACAGGGGTCCTCTGACCCGTCTGTGGTGAATACTCTATCTGCTGGAGAGTATTTTGCTCGGTGCAGTGGAGGCGAGGCCGTTGTTGTCATGTCTGGTGTCTGGTACGCTCCATGCTGGGGCTTGGATGGCAGGGCTAAGCCCCCCTTCGAACCGCTGCTGACAGCCTCCGTATTGAACGGACAGAGGGGCCGAGCTTCCGCGGATTCTGTTGAGGGATATTTTGTTAACTTTGCGGTCCTTTCATTGAGTGCTGTGTCACCGAGGTTTACTGTCTCGTGGGGTTTATCTCGACCAAGGTGCCGCTCGGGCTCTAACAGATGTTTATGTGATATAATACCAGGTCTTGAATCGGTGAGTTTTGATGCGGTGCCTTCAAAAGAAGCAAAGACCTCCTGTGCCACAGGACGTGCCTTAAATCGATTCAGTCTGGGAGGAGCCTCGGTTTTCGGATCGACGCCTTTTGACCGGCCGCTGTAATCCATTGAAGCGCAGCTGGGGTCACTTCCTGCACCCTTCACCTCCATCTGGCTGCTTTCACTCGGAGCCTTTGACCAGAATCTGTGCCTCTGAGGAGACCTGACATTTGGAGATGCTCTGGTTTGCTGAGAGAATTTTGATGAAGATCCTGTGACTGTCCTTACACCGGCTTCCTGCCGAGGTCTCCCAAGACAAGAGCCTGACGGAAATGTTGTATCGGCTTTCGCCTCGCCGTCGAACCCAAACTGTCTTCTTCTGCTCTCAATGTCGGGAGAAATTCTAATTGCCGCACTTCTTTCAGAAAACATGCGTTCGCACAATTTGTCATTGGAGGCAAATCCCGCGAGTCTATTCTGAGGATACTCTCCACGCTTCTTGTGAAAGCTGAGGCTTGACTGATCAGTCAGTTCATCCAGAACATTTGCAAACTTGATCCCTTGACTGTCTGGAAGAGATGTCTGTATACCTGTACGTCCTTGCTCTTGTTTCAGGAAGGAATTGGGTTTAGGAATTGCGTTGACGCTAACATTTCTCGGGGGAAGCCTTGGTTTCTGATTTGCACTATATTCTCCAGCTTTTCCGTGCGATAACGAATTCTTCTCAGACATGGCTGGCTGtctctgggactcggaatgagTCGGATGTTGAGACTCTTTGGGATATCCGCTTCCTGGTGTAGAATGAGTGACGTCAATTAACGTTTCCTGGTCAAGAACGTGATGCTTGGCCTCATTTGAAGATCTCTGCCTGCTCGACTCAGGCTCTGTTGCAGCATTGGATATGGAAATTGACCTGGCGCATCTTTCCTTGGCAACAGGGGATGGCTGTTTGCCTTCAGGGCTGTCGAAACTCATTCCTCTGCAAAGTGAAGTCGGAGACGGAGTCAGTCTCGGTGGTGGGACAGTCAGAGTCGGGTCAGCCTTTTCTCCACGGTTCTGCTGACATGATTTACCCCAAGAGGGTTGTCTGGATGTCTTAGTGGAACAAATTGGAACAAAAGATCTGGAAcggagaagacaggagggaaACAATGAATATAATATAGCACCGAAGTGAGACTATAGACTCCGTCTTAATTACCTGTCGATGCTAATCTGCCTTGAGTGGTGCTTTTCGTAGATGAGTCCCTTATCATCAAAGGACGGGATTTGAATAGGTTTCTTTTTGACAACgggagaagaaagggaaagcAGAGGTGACAAGCAGCCCGATGAGTGTTCCCTTGTCTGGCCGGAGGATCCGGATGCTTGGGGGATCAAAGGTGCCAGATGTTCAGGAACGCTCATTCTGAAAGCAAAGACCACAAACTACACAAATATCTGAAAAATGTACAGTCAAAGTACTCATTAAACAGAAACATGGCGCCAAtgacagaaaggaatcaaacccgatACTTTTGtgctgtgaggctacagcgctaCCCATTACGCCACTGTAATATGTTATATTACAATACATTGACTTTGCACTTCTATTCCACTTCATTTCAGAAGCACATTTTgcacttttttcccctccagtaATAATCGAACGGCTTTAATACGTTCGGTAATTACTTTTTACATGACAGTAAATAAACTGAAATATTGACTATTTCATTGATTAACATTTTAGGTTAGAACCGTTTTGACAAAGCTGAGAACTGAGCGGTTTTAGA includes the following:
- the septin3 gene encoding neuronal-specific septin-3 isoform X1 — its product is MSDVVPPEVRPKPAIPAKPPSVSPSSPFPPQGHGHGGSHGSRGGSTLLGYIGIDTIIEQMRKKTMKTGFDFNIMVVGNSGLGKSTLMNTLFKSQVSRRSAGWARDERIPKTADVKAVSHVLEEGGVKMKLTVIDTPGFGDQINNDNCWEPISKYINEQYEKFLKEEVNITRKKRIPDTRVHCCLYFISPTGHSLRQLDVEFMKRLSHSVNIIPVIAKADTMTIEERQEFKQRVRKELEAGGIEFYPQKEFDEDMEDKSDNDKIREAMPFAVVGSDKEYQVNSKLVLGRKTAWGIVEVENPNHCEFALLRDFLIRSHLQDLKEVTHNIHYETFRARRLNENGGLHPMASNGTQESNL
- the septin3 gene encoding neuronal-specific septin-3 isoform X2; the encoded protein is MYRPDSVYVDMSDVVPPEVRPKPAIPAKPPSVSPSSPFPPQGSGVSAHAPSGIPVPVGTHGASQGHAAAHNGGHGHGGSHGSRGGSTLLGYIGIDTIIEQMRKKTMKTGFDFNIMVVGNSGLGKSTLMNTLFKSQVSRRSAGWARDERIPKTADVKAVSHVLEEGGVKMKLTVIDTPGFGDQINNDNCWEPISKYINEQYEKFLKEEVNITRKKRIPDTRVHCCLYFISPTGHSLRQLDVEFMKRLSHSVNIIPVIAKADTMTIEERQEFKQRVRKELEAGGIEFYPQKEFDEDMEDKSDNDKIREAMPFAVVGSDKEYQVNSKLVLGRKTAWGIVEVENPNHCEFALLRDFLIRSHLQDLKEVTHNIHYETFRARRLNENGGLHPMASNGTQESNL